Proteins encoded within one genomic window of Candidatus Binataceae bacterium:
- a CDS encoding Rieske 2Fe-2S domain-containing protein translates to MAAAPKPQIPTDPEELKKWREAEQARERSKRDREKAEIGSLWSRRDFLGRLGWAGFGVFSLVGLLAALRSAFPRVLFLPPSKFKAGYPDDYVVGEVSEKYKQDYRTWIIRTKAGFYAIFAKCTHLGCTPRWLKAEQKFKCPCHGSGYYISGLNFEGPAPRPMDRFKIYVGDDGQLVVDKSVLYEMAPGVDPNVQHPESILKIA, encoded by the coding sequence ATGGCTGCTGCACCCAAACCTCAGATTCCGACCGACCCCGAAGAGCTCAAAAAGTGGCGCGAGGCCGAACAGGCTCGCGAGCGCTCCAAGCGCGACCGTGAAAAGGCCGAAATCGGCTCCCTGTGGAGCCGTCGCGACTTCCTGGGCAGGCTGGGATGGGCGGGATTCGGCGTATTCTCGCTCGTCGGATTGCTAGCCGCGCTGCGCTCGGCGTTCCCGCGCGTGCTGTTCCTGCCGCCTTCGAAATTCAAGGCCGGTTATCCCGACGATTACGTAGTAGGCGAAGTCAGCGAGAAGTATAAGCAGGACTATCGTACCTGGATTATCCGCACCAAGGCGGGTTTCTACGCGATCTTCGCCAAGTGCACGCATCTCGGATGCACGCCGCGATGGCTCAAGGCGGAGCAGAAGTTCAAGTGCCCGTGCCACGGTTCGGGCTACTACATCAGCGGGCTGAATTTCGAAGGCCCCGCGCCGCGCCCAATGGATCGGTTCAAGATTTACGTCGGCGACGACGGCCAACTCGTCGTGGACAAGTCAGTACTATATGAAATGGCGCCCGGCGTAGATCCCAACGTCCAGCATCCTGAGAGCATCCTGAAAATCGCCTGA
- a CDS encoding trypsin-like peptidase domain-containing protein, with the protein MPRSIRLVSNNDFNTAARTSISDDREALLLDAYSHAVTGAADAVSPAVVYIEVRHGQDANGGSGSGFVFTPDGYILTNSHVVHGATRINVTLADGRRVTAEPVGDDPDTDLAVIRIGAPGLSAALLGDSQAIRVGQLAIAIGNPYGFQYTVTAGVVSALGRSLRTNSGRLVDNVIQTDAALNPGNSGGPLVNSRGDVIGVNTAIILPAQGICFAIAINTAKLVAGHLIKDGKISRGYIGIAGHNVVLPRRMVRFYRFAKDSAVRIAGVEANSPAQQAGIHEGDVMVEFDGTAIAGIDDLQRVLTAEKIGAKIPITLIRGTEKVSLEITPAEAPRRQ; encoded by the coding sequence ATGCCTCGAAGCATTCGTCTCGTTTCGAACAATGATTTCAACACGGCGGCGCGGACATCGATTTCCGATGATCGCGAAGCTCTTTTACTCGACGCTTACTCGCACGCAGTCACAGGCGCGGCCGATGCGGTCAGCCCCGCGGTCGTATATATCGAGGTGCGCCACGGTCAGGATGCAAATGGCGGTAGTGGATCGGGTTTTGTGTTCACTCCCGATGGATACATTCTGACAAATAGTCACGTCGTGCACGGCGCGACGCGAATCAACGTGACGCTCGCAGATGGGCGGCGCGTGACGGCCGAGCCAGTGGGCGACGATCCCGATACGGACCTCGCCGTAATCAGGATCGGTGCGCCGGGTCTCTCGGCGGCGTTGCTTGGCGATTCGCAGGCGATTCGCGTGGGCCAGCTTGCGATCGCGATCGGCAATCCGTACGGCTTCCAGTACACGGTGACCGCAGGTGTCGTGAGCGCACTTGGACGATCGCTGCGCACGAACAGCGGGCGGCTGGTTGACAACGTGATACAAACCGACGCGGCGCTGAACCCCGGCAACTCCGGCGGTCCGCTCGTGAACTCGCGCGGCGACGTGATCGGCGTCAACACGGCGATCATCCTGCCGGCGCAGGGAATCTGCTTTGCGATCGCGATCAACACGGCGAAGCTCGTCGCGGGCCATCTGATCAAGGACGGCAAGATCAGCCGCGGCTATATCGGAATCGCGGGCCACAACGTCGTGCTGCCGCGCCGGATGGTGCGCTTCTATCGTTTCGCCAAGGACAGCGCCGTGCGAATCGCGGGCGTCGAAGCCAACAGCCCCGCGCAGCAAGCCGGAATCCATGAAGGCGACGTGATGGTCGAGTTCGACGGCACCGCAATCGCGGGAATCGACGACCTGCAGCGTGTGCTGACGGCGGAGAAGATCGGCGCAAAGATTCCGATCACGCTGATTCGCGGTACTGAGAAGGTGAGCCTTGAAATAACGCCGGCCGAGGCTCCGCGTCGTCAATGA
- a CDS encoding class I SAM-dependent methyltransferase — protein MNVEGAEREEELIQSRVRAVVRSKHYAYEKIWFNPGYVYRIQELERAILAALGRTGHANMETLTALDIGCGSGDWTRQLINWGAQPQNLCGVDLVKERVDAARRLCAPGVRIDCGSALQLRHPDRSFDVVILFSVFCMILNDDVCRGIAREAMRVLKHNGVILWCDYRYHPPGEKDARGVNLRQLRQFFPGARITARPIHPLPPLLRRIGPYAPFMCGIVGLVPFARTHYFATIEHAVRAKEVALSELEG, from the coding sequence ATGAATGTAGAAGGGGCGGAGCGTGAAGAAGAGCTGATTCAATCACGTGTGCGTGCAGTCGTTCGCTCGAAGCATTACGCGTACGAGAAAATCTGGTTCAATCCAGGCTACGTCTACCGGATTCAGGAACTCGAACGCGCGATACTGGCGGCACTCGGACGAACCGGCCATGCAAATATGGAAACTCTAACCGCACTCGATATCGGTTGCGGCAGCGGAGACTGGACGCGGCAACTGATAAATTGGGGCGCACAGCCTCAGAATCTATGCGGAGTCGACCTTGTCAAGGAGCGCGTCGACGCAGCGCGCCGGCTCTGCGCCCCGGGCGTGAGAATCGATTGCGGCAGCGCTCTGCAACTGCGCCATCCCGATCGCAGCTTCGATGTCGTGATATTGTTTTCGGTCTTCTGCATGATCCTCAATGACGACGTATGCCGCGGAATCGCGCGCGAGGCCATGCGCGTGCTCAAGCATAACGGCGTGATTCTCTGGTGTGACTATCGGTATCACCCGCCAGGCGAGAAAGACGCCCGCGGGGTGAACCTGCGCCAGCTCCGGCAGTTCTTTCCCGGTGCCCGGATAACCGCCCGTCCGATTCATCCTCTGCCGCCGTTGCTGCGCAGGATCGGCCCATATGCGCCATTCATGTGCGGCATCGTCGGCCTCGTCCCGTTCGCCCGCACGCACTACTTTGCCACCATTGAGCACGCGGTGAGAGCAAAAGAGGTCGCCTTGTCTGAACTTGAGGGGTAG
- a CDS encoding dodecin family protein: MVEKTLELTGISANSVEDAVQLAVTRAGVTISGIHSVHVEDIAAAVENNKVVRWKVRIKATFLVKDELHE; encoded by the coding sequence ATGGTGGAAAAGACGCTCGAGCTTACCGGAATCTCGGCCAACTCGGTTGAAGATGCCGTTCAGCTCGCGGTGACGCGCGCCGGGGTGACGATTTCAGGCATCCACAGCGTGCACGTCGAGGACATCGCGGCGGCTGTGGAAAACAACAAGGTCGTGCGCTGGAAGGTCAGAATCAAGGCCACCTTCCTGGTCAAGGACGAGTTGCACGAGTGA
- a CDS encoding MBL fold metallo-hydrolase, with translation MASKVVEVHPGIYEIFLPLPMRPTIINVYLVDCHGGWALVDTGMNSPESVATLEEAFDQVGMKAEDLTVIIGTHHHIDHFGASGELRRRSRAIVHLHALEAERANRMIAFGSMGGHAERPESRAFFTSHGFPIEQFNPTGMRPAWMGTSMYDPVVTPDRFIGDGDVIKVGDREFEVIWTPGHSPGHNVIYLRREKVMIVGDHLLPKITPHVGIYPDSSGMNPLGDFINSQKKVQKFDVELVLPAHGGVYHDHRHRANQLIEHHRYREEEMLDLTRKKPQTAFEVAHQIFGEERPIFHVMAATFETLAHLELAYLEGRAKKMEHEARIVYQAL, from the coding sequence ATGGCGTCCAAAGTCGTTGAGGTTCACCCGGGAATCTACGAAATCTTCCTGCCGCTGCCGATGCGGCCCACGATCATCAACGTCTACCTGGTCGATTGTCACGGCGGGTGGGCGCTTGTTGACACGGGGATGAATTCGCCCGAAAGCGTGGCGACGCTCGAAGAGGCGTTCGACCAGGTCGGGATGAAGGCCGAGGATCTCACGGTGATCATCGGCACGCATCATCACATTGATCACTTCGGCGCATCCGGCGAGCTGCGGCGCAGGAGCCGCGCGATTGTGCATCTGCACGCGCTTGAGGCGGAGCGTGCAAACCGCATGATTGCGTTCGGCTCAATGGGTGGGCACGCCGAGCGGCCCGAATCGCGCGCGTTCTTTACGAGCCACGGCTTTCCGATCGAGCAGTTCAATCCGACCGGGATGCGCCCGGCGTGGATGGGCACCTCGATGTACGATCCCGTCGTGACGCCGGATCGTTTCATAGGCGACGGCGATGTGATCAAGGTCGGCGATCGCGAGTTCGAAGTGATCTGGACACCGGGTCATTCACCTGGTCACAACGTGATCTATCTGCGGCGCGAGAAAGTGATGATCGTAGGTGATCATCTGCTACCCAAGATAACTCCTCACGTCGGAATCTACCCTGATAGCAGCGGGATGAATCCGCTTGGCGATTTCATCAACTCGCAAAAGAAAGTGCAGAAATTCGATGTCGAGCTGGTGCTACCTGCCCATGGTGGCGTCTACCATGACCATCGGCATCGCGCGAATCAGCTCATCGAGCATCATCGCTATCGCGAAGAGGAGATGCTCGATCTGACGCGCAAAAAACCTCAAACAGCTTTTGAAGTCGCGCATCAGATTTTTGGCGAGGAGCGCCCGATCTTCCATGTAATGGCGGCGACGTTCGAGACGTTGGCCCATCTGGAACTTGCCTATTTGGAAGGCCGTGCTAAAAAAATGGAACATGAGGCGCGAATTGTTTATCAGGCCTTATGA
- a CDS encoding LON peptidase substrate-binding domain-containing protein: MPTELPSIIPLFPLPNLVLFPGVSVPLRIFEPRYREMVAEVSASHGIIGMALLKGDWQEQYYGQPDIFEVGCAGKISDLVKLPDGRYNIVLDGIDEFRLRREIRERSYRQAEIEWNSATPAERECDDETIEGLREVLFSYLGEPALEAWKTMVEERRLRGADLVNFLCFHLDVTPIEKQTLLEATRNRADCLIDVLTFRLEERRRGGSSGPGSDTVQ, from the coding sequence ATGCCGACAGAGTTACCGTCCATAATCCCGCTCTTCCCGTTACCGAACCTGGTTCTCTTTCCGGGAGTCAGCGTTCCATTGCGAATCTTTGAGCCGCGCTATCGCGAGATGGTAGCCGAAGTGTCGGCGTCGCACGGGATCATCGGGATGGCGCTACTCAAGGGCGACTGGCAGGAGCAGTACTACGGCCAACCTGACATCTTCGAAGTCGGATGCGCCGGCAAGATCAGCGACCTCGTCAAGCTACCCGACGGCCGCTATAACATCGTGCTCGACGGTATCGATGAGTTCCGCTTGCGGCGCGAGATTCGCGAACGTTCGTATCGCCAAGCCGAGATCGAGTGGAATTCGGCAACACCAGCCGAACGCGAATGTGACGACGAGACGATCGAGGGTCTGCGCGAGGTGCTGTTCAGCTATCTCGGCGAGCCAGCGCTGGAAGCGTGGAAGACCATGGTCGAGGAGCGGCGGCTGCGCGGCGCGGACCTTGTGAACTTCCTGTGCTTCCATCTCGACGTGACCCCGATCGAAAAGCAGACACTGCTCGAAGCTACACGCAACCGCGCCGACTGCCTGATCGATGTTTTGACGTTCCGGCTTGAAGAGCGCCGCCGGGGCGGATCCTCTGGTCCCGGGTCGGATACGGTGCAGTAG
- a CDS encoding acyl-CoA dehydrogenase family protein translates to MNQSARQLADCIDRVRQLGPTITGHAAESERLGQLAPAIVDAFHDSRLFRALLPKELHGFGLTIPEQNEVIEEVASFDGAAGWNFAIGSGGPAIAGFVARDAFEEIFSDPRALVAGSFSPMGNTAVRCDGGHRFTGKSTFASGSAQATWLTANGVELIDGAPQIQNGIPRFKAGMMPIKQAKILDTWSVSGLCGTGSNDVVFENVFIPEKFTFDFPNAKPTWQKGALAQIPLMVQLGGALASVSLGIARHAIEALKELAISKVPLGTFASLRERPVAQLQLGEAEGTLQAARAYLHQSVNEVWRKGEAGEPFDLPTLAAARLATVTAGKLAARAVDLIYDAAGISAMQTALPIERCWRDVHAVTQHVTMNTARYEVVGRILFGLPPTTPLV, encoded by the coding sequence ATGAATCAATCCGCGCGTCAACTTGCAGACTGTATCGATCGCGTTCGACAGCTTGGCCCGACCATCACGGGACACGCCGCCGAGTCCGAGCGGCTCGGCCAACTCGCGCCAGCAATCGTCGACGCGTTTCACGATTCGCGCTTGTTCCGCGCTCTCTTACCGAAAGAACTGCACGGCTTCGGGCTGACGATTCCCGAGCAGAACGAAGTGATTGAGGAGGTCGCGAGCTTCGACGGCGCCGCCGGATGGAACTTCGCGATAGGCTCGGGCGGCCCTGCGATTGCAGGCTTCGTCGCGCGCGATGCATTCGAGGAAATCTTCTCCGACCCGCGCGCACTCGTCGCCGGATCGTTCAGCCCGATGGGCAATACCGCCGTGCGATGCGACGGCGGCCATCGCTTCACCGGCAAGTCCACCTTCGCCAGCGGCTCGGCCCAGGCGACCTGGCTCACGGCCAACGGCGTCGAGCTCATCGACGGCGCACCGCAAATCCAAAACGGCATTCCGCGCTTCAAGGCCGGGATGATGCCGATCAAGCAAGCGAAGATTCTCGACACCTGGTCAGTCTCCGGACTCTGCGGCACCGGCAGCAATGACGTGGTTTTCGAAAACGTCTTCATTCCTGAAAAGTTCACCTTTGATTTTCCCAACGCCAAGCCCACCTGGCAGAAGGGCGCGCTCGCACAGATTCCCCTGATGGTGCAACTCGGCGGCGCGCTCGCGTCGGTATCATTAGGGATCGCGCGTCACGCGATCGAAGCGCTCAAGGAACTCGCGATCTCCAAGGTCCCCCTCGGCACGTTCGCCTCGCTGCGCGAGCGTCCCGTCGCGCAGCTTCAGTTAGGCGAGGCCGAAGGCACGCTGCAGGCGGCGCGCGCGTATCTGCATCAGAGCGTCAACGAGGTCTGGCGCAAAGGCGAAGCCGGCGAGCCGTTCGATCTGCCCACGCTCGCAGCCGCGCGCCTTGCGACGGTGACTGCGGGCAAGCTAGCCGCCCGCGCCGTTGACCTCATCTACGACGCCGCCGGAATCAGCGCGATGCAGACCGCGCTGCCGATCGAGCGATGCTGGCGCGACGTACATGCAGTCACCCAGCACGTAACGATGAACACCGCCCGCTACGAAGTAGTCGGCCGCATCCTGTTCGGCCTGCCGCCAACGACGCCGTTGGTTTAA
- a CDS encoding aldehyde dehydrogenase family protein gives METRLFINGAYVDAAGGARFLDIEPATERELAQIASSSDADIDRAVAAAREAADRGPWPRMSAETRGKILGRFADTIERHARELGMLEARDVGKPVAECVNHDVARAARNIRFFAAAAETWTQEAAASEAKFLSRDLHLVNFTERPPLGVGAIVIPWNSPIMLGTWNLGPCLAAGNTCVLKPSELAPLTSIALGAIANEAGLPPGVLNIVPGLGDAGAALVAHAGVHAIAFTGGVATGKRVMAAAAESLKRVTLELGGKSPNLVFADADLKLSAAGVARSIYRSQGQSCVAGSRLLVERRIADDFISRLIAEIPKLKIGDPLVDGTEYGPLISGAHRERVHAFVAEAIASGAKLLAGGKVPELPRPGFYYEPTLLDEVDEKSHAVNEEIFGPVLTIERFDDEDGAIAKANASRYGLATYLWTSKVDRALRVASRIKTGMVWVNSFFLRDLRTPFGGAKQSGLGRQGGRFSLEFWTEPKLVCLAYGEEERDG, from the coding sequence ATGGAGACCCGGCTATTCATCAACGGCGCGTATGTCGATGCGGCGGGCGGCGCGCGCTTCCTTGATATCGAACCCGCAACCGAACGCGAGCTCGCCCAAATCGCGAGCTCCTCCGATGCCGACATCGACCGCGCCGTCGCCGCCGCGCGCGAAGCCGCCGATCGTGGTCCATGGCCGCGCATGAGCGCCGAGACGCGCGGCAAAATCCTCGGCCGCTTTGCCGATACGATCGAGCGCCACGCGCGCGAGCTCGGGATGCTCGAGGCGCGCGACGTCGGCAAGCCCGTCGCCGAATGCGTCAATCACGACGTCGCGCGCGCCGCGCGCAATATCCGCTTCTTCGCCGCCGCCGCCGAAACCTGGACCCAGGAAGCCGCCGCGAGCGAGGCGAAGTTCCTCAGCCGCGATCTGCATCTCGTCAACTTCACTGAGCGTCCGCCACTCGGAGTCGGCGCGATCGTCATCCCGTGGAATTCGCCGATCATGCTCGGCACCTGGAACCTCGGCCCCTGCCTCGCCGCGGGCAACACCTGCGTGTTGAAGCCATCGGAGCTTGCGCCGCTCACGTCGATCGCCCTCGGCGCGATCGCCAATGAAGCGGGTCTGCCGCCCGGCGTGCTCAATATCGTGCCCGGCCTTGGCGATGCGGGCGCGGCACTCGTGGCGCATGCTGGAGTGCATGCGATCGCGTTCACGGGCGGTGTCGCCACCGGCAAGCGCGTGATGGCTGCGGCGGCCGAGTCGCTCAAGCGCGTTACGCTCGAGCTCGGCGGCAAGTCGCCGAACCTCGTCTTTGCCGACGCCGACCTGAAGCTCTCCGCCGCAGGCGTCGCGCGTTCGATCTATCGCAGCCAGGGACAATCGTGCGTTGCGGGATCGCGCCTGCTCGTCGAGCGGCGCATTGCCGACGATTTTATTTCAAGGCTCATCGCGGAAATTCCCAAGCTCAAAATCGGTGACCCGCTCGTCGATGGCACCGAATATGGCCCTCTGATCTCGGGCGCCCATCGCGAGCGTGTCCACGCCTTCGTCGCCGAAGCGATCGCATCGGGCGCGAAGCTGCTCGCGGGAGGCAAGGTTCCCGAATTGCCGCGCCCCGGGTTTTACTACGAGCCGACGCTTCTCGACGAAGTTGACGAGAAGTCGCACGCCGTCAACGAAGAGATATTCGGGCCCGTCCTGACGATCGAGCGCTTTGACGACGAGGACGGCGCAATCGCAAAGGCCAACGCCTCGCGCTACGGCCTGGCGACGTACCTGTGGACCTCCAAAGTCGATCGCGCGTTGCGCGTAGCGTCGCGGATCAAAACCGGGATGGTCTGGGTCAACAGCTTTTTCCTGCGTGACCTGCGCACGCCCTTCGGCGGCGCCAAGCAGAGCGGCCTCGGCCGCCAGGGCGGCCGTTTCAGCCTCGAATTCTGGACCGAGCCGAAGCTCGTGTGCCTGGCCTATGGCGAGGAGGAGCGCGATGGGTGA
- a CDS encoding type II toxin-antitoxin system HicA family toxin — protein sequence MNKLSKLLAEARNNPGGLSFSDFESLMNQAGWRFDRQRGSHRIWYSPERLMLSVQPRRNKAKSYQVRQFLQIYEKETSSG from the coding sequence TTGAACAAGCTAAGCAAGCTGCTGGCCGAGGCCCGAAACAATCCTGGTGGACTTTCCTTCAGCGACTTCGAAAGTTTGATGAATCAGGCCGGATGGAGATTTGATCGCCAGCGCGGCAGTCATCGCATCTGGTATTCCCCTGAGAGGTTGATGCTTTCAGTGCAACCCAGGCGCAACAAGGCAAAGAGCTATCAGGTCCGGCAGTTTCTGCAGATTTATGAAAAAGAAACCTCGAGTGGCTAA
- a CDS encoding toxin-antitoxin system HicB family antitoxin has translation MAKQDLFDGYGVELFIDEDNDWLAHLTELPSISAFGSSPQAALKELAAAWELAKESYAANGLEIPVAPARREYRGVFQVRIDKRVHRALAIEAERAGVSLNALVAEKLAKSTDI, from the coding sequence GTGGCTAAGCAAGACCTGTTCGACGGATACGGCGTCGAACTCTTTATAGACGAGGACAACGACTGGCTCGCACATCTCACCGAGCTTCCTTCTATCTCCGCCTTCGGCTCATCGCCGCAGGCCGCGCTCAAGGAACTCGCTGCGGCGTGGGAACTCGCCAAGGAATCGTACGCCGCGAATGGCCTCGAAATTCCAGTCGCACCTGCGCGGCGGGAATATCGTGGCGTGTTTCAGGTGCGGATCGACAAGCGGGTCCATCGCGCGCTTGCAATCGAGGCCGAGCGAGCCGGAGTGAGCTTAAACGCGCTTGTCGCAGAGAAGCTCGCCAAGTCGACGGACATCTAG
- a CDS encoding dihydrodipicolinate synthase family protein, whose product MKLVHGIIAMLVTPFHDDYRLNEDALRAEVRWALDNGAEGVVAAPSIGEFLHLNEAERTRVFEIVIEEARKRSGVSALAMTSGATTLETLHYAKIAARLGYDAQQVIAPYYWRCGETEVEHHFRMVGEAGDLPVVIYHNPALSKFNISPRFAGRLATLPGVVAFKEVLTDLQHLEALYDEVDGRADIYNTFRVLLAGLMLGAAGGLINIFAVPASAALLRAFKAGDYKRAEEIQRRLNRCFPRGGEETLGHLGTTKVTASVATGIEMGPARPPYMAPADAAERIKKRLPLLKEIL is encoded by the coding sequence ATGAAACTCGTGCATGGAATTATTGCGATGCTGGTGACCCCGTTTCATGACGACTACCGGCTTAATGAAGATGCATTGCGGGCCGAGGTCAGGTGGGCGCTCGACAATGGCGCCGAGGGTGTCGTCGCCGCGCCGAGTATCGGCGAGTTCCTGCACTTGAACGAGGCCGAGCGCACTCGGGTCTTCGAGATCGTGATCGAAGAGGCGCGCAAGCGCAGCGGTGTCTCCGCACTCGCGATGACCTCCGGCGCGACCACGCTCGAAACTCTGCACTACGCGAAGATCGCCGCGCGCCTCGGCTACGATGCGCAGCAGGTGATCGCGCCGTACTACTGGCGATGCGGCGAGACCGAAGTCGAGCATCATTTTCGCATGGTCGGTGAGGCGGGCGACCTGCCGGTTGTCATCTACCACAATCCCGCGCTCAGCAAGTTCAACATCTCGCCGCGCTTCGCCGGCCGCCTCGCGACGCTGCCGGGCGTCGTCGCGTTCAAGGAAGTGCTGACCGACTTGCAGCATCTCGAGGCGCTCTACGACGAGGTCGATGGCCGCGCGGATATCTACAACACCTTCCGCGTGCTGCTCGCAGGTCTCATGCTCGGCGCGGCGGGCGGCTTGATTAATATTTTCGCCGTGCCCGCTTCGGCCGCGCTGCTCCGCGCGTTCAAGGCCGGCGATTACAAGCGCGCCGAGGAAATCCAGCGCCGCCTTAATCGATGCTTCCCGCGCGGCGGCGAGGAAACTCTCGGTCATCTCGGCACAACCAAGGTGACAGCCTCCGTCGCGACCGGAATCGAGATGGGACCGGCGCGACCGCCGTACATGGCGCCGGCAGACGCCGCCGAGCGAATCAAGAAACGGCTGCCGCTGCTCAAGGAGATCCTCTGA
- the hpaB gene encoding 4-hydroxyphenylacetate 3-monooxygenase, oxygenase component has protein sequence MGARSGNNYLSSIKKLGGEIWLGGERVKDPTTHPGLMHAARSLASLYDMQAERPEAMTFRTEDGGRAGISFMIPKSVDDVRKRSRMMKAWADYSGGMMGRTPDYLNASIAAMAAAREFFAESDPRFGDNIWNYYLSAREHDWCATHTLVNPRASRAQGWAGHTDADLALKLVDKTNEGIIVNGARMLATLAPLSEELLVFPSTVLRAESAAEPFALSFAINCNAKGLKFLCRETFDLGRSHFDHPLASRFEEMDAVVIFENVTVPWERVFLCGDVARCNALYGATNAVVHMMHQVAVKNVAKSEFLLGLATRIAEVADAMPLQHVRERLAEMITTTETMRACLRASEADASVDKWGVCVPARPPLDTARNLFPKLYPRMVEIIQLNSSSSLMATPAASDFANPAELPDIEKYFASVDAAARERVALYRLAWDVACSAFAGRQVLYERFFFGDPVRMASALVDNTDLKPLVERVKQFLNRPT, from the coding sequence ATGGGCGCGCGCTCGGGCAACAACTACCTGTCATCGATAAAGAAGCTGGGCGGCGAGATCTGGCTCGGCGGCGAGCGCGTCAAAGATCCGACTACGCATCCGGGCCTCATGCACGCGGCCCGCTCGCTCGCCTCGCTCTACGACATGCAGGCCGAGCGGCCCGAGGCGATGACGTTCCGCACCGAAGACGGCGGCCGCGCCGGAATCTCGTTCATGATTCCGAAGAGCGTCGACGACGTGCGCAAGCGCTCGCGGATGATGAAGGCGTGGGCCGATTACAGCGGCGGCATGATGGGCCGCACCCCCGACTATCTCAACGCGAGTATCGCGGCGATGGCGGCCGCGCGCGAGTTCTTCGCCGAGAGCGATCCACGCTTCGGCGACAATATCTGGAACTACTATTTGAGCGCGCGCGAGCATGACTGGTGCGCGACGCATACTCTCGTCAATCCGCGCGCGAGCCGTGCGCAGGGATGGGCGGGGCATACCGACGCCGACCTCGCACTCAAGCTCGTCGACAAGACGAACGAGGGAATCATCGTCAACGGAGCGCGGATGCTCGCGACGCTCGCGCCGCTCTCGGAAGAACTGCTCGTGTTTCCATCGACGGTGCTTAGGGCGGAGTCTGCTGCGGAGCCGTTCGCGCTCTCGTTTGCGATCAACTGCAACGCCAAGGGCCTCAAGTTCCTGTGCCGCGAGACGTTTGACCTCGGACGCTCGCATTTCGATCATCCGCTCGCCTCGCGCTTCGAGGAGATGGACGCCGTTGTCATCTTCGAAAATGTGACGGTGCCTTGGGAGCGCGTATTCCTGTGCGGCGATGTCGCGCGATGCAACGCGCTCTACGGCGCGACCAATGCTGTCGTCCACATGATGCACCAGGTCGCGGTAAAGAACGTCGCCAAGAGCGAGTTTCTGCTCGGTCTCGCAACGCGAATCGCCGAGGTCGCCGATGCGATGCCACTGCAGCATGTGCGCGAGCGCCTGGCGGAGATGATCACGACGACCGAGACGATGCGCGCGTGCCTGCGCGCGTCGGAAGCCGATGCGTCCGTCGATAAATGGGGCGTATGCGTGCCGGCGCGGCCGCCGCTCGACACGGCGCGCAACCTGTTCCCGAAGCTCTATCCGCGGATGGTCGAGATCATCCAGCTCAACAGCTCGAGCTCGCTGATGGCGACGCCTGCGGCGAGCGATTTCGCTAATCCTGCCGAGTTGCCCGATATCGAGAAATACTTTGCATCTGTAGATGCGGCCGCGCGCGAGCGCGTCGCGCTCTATCGCCTCGCCTGGGACGTCGCATGCAGCGCATTCGCGGGCAGGCAGGTGTTATACGAGCGCTTCTTCTTCGGCGATCCGGTCAGGATGGCTTCGGCGCTGGTCGATAATACCGACCTGAAGCCCTTGGTAGAGCGGGTAAAGCAATTCCTGAATCGTCCCACATGA